The segment CAGCGTAGCACCGAATGACGTTTACTCATCGGACCATCGACGAATCGATCAACGACAACGCAACCGGCGACCTAGCCCTATCGACTGGCGCTGTGGCTAAGGGCAGAGGCCATCCGTGGATCGCACCGATTGCAGTTCACTCGGAACGAGAGATTGCCGCGCCGTGTCCGATCACAGTCGGAGTGCCGTTTCCGATTGGGTTGCTGCGAGACGCCGCCGATGTCGCCCTAACGGATAGCTGCTCAGAGCAGCTTCCCGTGCAGACTACAACACTGGAAAAATGGCGAGACGGCAGTGTGAAATGGCTGCTAATCGATTTTATTGTGCGACACCTGCGCGCTAGCAGCAACACCTTCCTGTTGACTCATCACTCCGATCGCCGGCCGTTGCAAGACTCTTCGTTTCAGGTCGATCAGGTCGATGGATTCATGAGAATCTCGACTGGGCAGTGTACTTTCGAGATTGACCAGGACAATTTACGCCCGCTGAACAGTGTGCAAATTGATGGTAGCGAACTGCTCGATACGGTGGGTTCTACTATCGATTTGATTGACCGGCGAGGAAAGTTGCGGCAGGGAATAGTACGTGCGTCAGAGTGGGAAGCGATTGGGCCGATTCGAACCACATTGTTGCTTCGCGGCGACATTGCTGGCTGTCGCGGATTGCATTTCTCTTGCCGACTTTGTTTCTTCACTGACACCGGCATCGTCCGATTGCGCGTTACACTTCACAATTCAAGATGTGCGAGGCATCCCGGCGGCGTCTGGGATCTCGGGGATCGTAGCTCGTTCTTTTTTCGCAGTTTCTCTTTGAAATTGTCACTCAACGGTTTTCCTTCCGTCCAGTGGGCTGACTCGGCCTACGGCGACGTTCATGCGCTCACTAGCCGCGATTTGGAAATCTATCAGGATTCGAGCGGCGGCGAAAATTGGCAAAGCCGCAATCACATAAACTGCGCAGGGCGTGTCCCGTGCCAGTTTCGAGGCTTTCGCGTCCGAGCGAATGGAAGCGATCGATTTGGATTGCGCGCGTCTCCATCAATTTCGATGACTACAACCGCAGGCCGCTTGACGGTCTGCGTTCCTGAATTTTGGCAGCAGTTTCCCAAATCGTTAAACCTCGATGGAAAGTCTTTGGTCATTGGACTCTTTCCAATGCAGTGGGGAGACACATTTGAACTGCAAGGCGGGGAGCAAAAGGCCCATACAGTTTGGTTGCATTTTGGTAGTTCGTCGGATTTGTGCAGTTCGTTGCAATGGGTGCATCAACCGCCGCGGCCCATTCCGGATGCAGCTTGGTGCGCAGCGTCGGCAGCAATCCCCTGGCTGCTTCCGCAAGTCGAAGATGCCGATAACCGATTGAGTCATTACTTGGCCGGGGCCATTCGAGGTTGCCGAAGTTTGCAGGCGCGTCGGGAAGTAATTGACGAGTATGGCTGGCGAAATTTCGGCGATCTCTACGCTGACCATGAGGCGGCCTACTATCGCGGCCCGACGCCGGTCATTTCTCATTACAACAATCAGTTCGATTCAGTTCTTGGTTCGCTCATTCAGATGCTGCGGACCGGCGACCCCGAATGGTGGCAGATTGCCGATCCACTGGCACGTCACGTGATCGACATCGATATTTATCGAACCCATAAAGACCGTGCAGCTTATAACGGCGGCCTATTCTGGTTCACCGATCATTACTTAGACGCTTTCACGAGCACGCACCGTTGTTACTCGCGAGTAAACCGTCCGGGGTGCCGCGATTATGGAGGGGGCCCGGCGAGCGAACATAATTTTACGTCTGGGTTATTATTGTATTTTCACCTAACCGGTGATCATCAAGCGCGAGAAACTGTTCTTTCTCTTGCTGATTGGGTTATTGATATGGATGATGGCCGGTTGAATGTGCTTGGAATCGTCAACTGTGCGCCTACTGGAATCGCGAGTCGGGGAGGCGCATCCCGCAGTACGGGAAATTCAATCAATGCCTTGCTGGACGGCTGGCATGTAACTGGAGAACGCCGATACCTCACAAAGGCCGAGGAATTGCTTCTGCGCGTAGCAAAACCGACAGACGATGTCGAATCGCTCGACCTTCTAGATGTCGAGCGTCACTGGTCTTACACCGTGTTCCTGTCGAGTTTGATTCGCATCCTGCATACCAAGCTCGAAGCTGGCGAGAACGATGTAGTGTACGGCTACGGTCGGAAATGCCTTTTGACGTACGCACGCTGGATGGCGTTGCACGAACGTCCGTACTTCGATCAAACCGAGCGACTGGAGTTTCCTACAGAGGCATGGGCCGCCCAGGAATTCCGAAAGGCGAACGTGCTGCGTTGCGCAAGCGCCTTTGCCGACGATAATTTGGGCGCATTGATGCAGGCGCGAGGTCGAGAAATTGCCGAACGAGCGTGGTCAGACCTGTTGCGATTTGAATCCCGCGATACGTCACGTGCGTTGGCGATTCTAATGGTCGAAGGCACGATCGATCAGTGGCTCCGTGTGCGGCCGCTTGTTCGAGGGGACAAGCCCATGGTCGAAGACACAACCATCAACTCGTCAACATTTACTTCGCAGAAAGAACAAGTACTAAACGACATGCGTTCGATCGGCGGGCTATTGCGACTATCGTTGCGAGTGTTAAACATTCAACGGATTCTGCAATTTGTGCGCGCCCGAAACAAACCACGAAGAAACCGTTCGATTTAAGATGCCTACTTGGATTACTACTTGCGCTCGTCCCGACCTCTACTTGAACAGCGTGCTAGACTTGAAGCTTAACAGCCTTCGGCAGTTCAACATCTGCGCACTTTTCTTGGACGTCGATTGCACACTTAAGAACCACGGCTCTCGTACGCTCAATGCGGGAGTTCAAGATTGGATCGATTCACTTCGCAACGAGGGAATCGAGATGTGCTTGCTTTCCAACGGCCGGCGAGCGCGTATCGAGAAATTAGCGAAGCAAATCGACCTCCCATTTGTTTCACTCGCATTCAAACCATTTCCCTTCGGTTGTCGCAAGGCAGCCCGGAAATTAGGAGTTTGCACCCGAAACTCGGCGATCGTTGGAGATCAGGTATTCGCCGACGTCATGGCTGGAAAACTTGCAGGCCTATTCACAATCTTGGTTTGTCCGACGAGTACGGCAGAACCTTGGTTTACTCGCGTCAAACGCCCCATCGAGCGGTTTGTATTGGCACGCATGGCATGCCAACCCCGTTCGACAGTTCAGGCAACCTACACTCCTCAGAACAACAAACCGGTGGGGAACAACAGCAAGTGAAGCTGGAGGTTTGATTAATATGACTGGGCACTTCACACCAATTCGCAGCGAGATTGTCACTACTTTCGGAGCGGCTCCATGTACGACACTTCAGCAAATTCATCAATACCGTTGACCCCATCAAACTCTGATGTTGCCGCCCTTGCGTCCAGCGAGGCAAGACATTCGCTGCAAGGTTACACTGTTGCCGATGAGCGCTCGACTTGGCGCCAAGTCGGTTCGTATGTATCGATCGCGCGTCCCGACCATTGGTTTAAGAATGTCTTCATGCTGCTCGGCGCACTGCTTGCCGCTTTTTATCATCCAGAGCTGCTTTCTTGGAGCATGGTTCCCGATCTATTTTTGGGCCTCGTGGCCACATGCATTGTCGCGTCCAGCAACTATGTGATTAACGAGATCCTGGATGCCCCGACCGATCGCAGCCATCGCGTCAAACGACGCCGGCCCATTCCATCGGGAATGGTGCGGTTGCCCATCGCCTACGCGGAATGGATCTCGTTGGGGATTATCGGCTTAGGGCTGGCGTCGATGGTCGGGTTTTCTTTTTTTGTCGCCGCCGCCGCCTTGTTGGTGATGGGCTTAGTTTACAATGTGCCGCCGTTGCGCACGAAGGAATGGCCGTACATCGACGTGCTTTCGGAATCGGTCAATAATCCGTTGCGTTTATTGTTGGGTTGGTTTGCGGTCAGCGGCCATGAAGTTCCGCCGATGTCGCTGCTGGTCTTCTACTGGATGATCGGCGCATTTTTTATGGCGAGCAAGCGATTTGCAGAATATCGCTCGATTGCCGACAAGGCTAGCGCCGGCCAATATCGCAGCTCCTTCAAGTATTACGACGAAAACCGTCTGCTGGTGAGCATGTTCTTTTATGCGACGGCCGCTGCGCTGTTCCTGGGTGTTTTCATTATCCGCTTCAAGCTTGAATTGTTGCTTAGCATCCCTTTGATTGCTGGTTCTTTCAGCTACTACCTTCTCGTTGCATTGAAGCCGGAAAGCGCTGCCCAAGCCCCTGAGAGACTTTACCGCGAGCGCGGCCTAACGGTCTATTTAGGTATCAGCGTACTAGTCTTTGTGGCCCTTATGTTTACGCAGATTCCAGCGTTATATCGGTGGTTTAACGTCGAGCCTGCGCGCGTCCCGGCGCTCTGGAAATTCGAACCGTAGCTGGATCACGGCAATACCAACCGCGCGCTTGCCGCGCCGAATTCCCATTCGGTCGATAACTTTGGAAACGGAACGAATCCATTCAATTCGAGCCATGATTGCTTCTCGCGGAATCTGGCTGATTTTGGCGGCAGGCACTGTGGTGCGCGTGGCGATTTGGCTGTGGCTGGGCAATGCGCCTCCCGCCGTCGGCGATGAGCGCGATTACGATACTCTGGCGGTGAATCTGGTGGAACATCAAGTATATGCCTTTCAACCCGACGTTTTGACGTCGCTGCGGCCACCCCTCTATCCGTTGCTCGTGGCTGGAGTGTACGAAGCGTGCGGAGTTCGAAATTGGCAAGCGGTGCGCGGCCTGCAGATCGTCATTAGCTTGGCGACGGTTTGGCTGATTTATCAGCTCGGCAAGGCGATTTATTCACCGCCGACTGCACTTCTGGCGGCGGGTTTGACTTGCTTTTATCCTTCGCTGATTGCATACAATTCCCTCCTTTTGACGGAAACCTTGTTTACATTTCTGTTGTGCGCGAGTTGCTTGGCGATTATCCGAGCATTTCAGAGCAATCGTGCGACTATGTGGGCCGCTTCCGGCGTGCTACTGGGGCTGGGATCGCTGACTCGAAGCATCCTTTGGTTGCTGCCGCCGCTGTTGGTGCTATGGATTCTCGGCTGCGGCCAGAGCAATCTCGCGCATCGATGCAAAGCGGCTGCCGCAATGTGCTTAGCGTTTTCGATTGTCATCGTGCCGTGGTCGATTCGAAACACTCGCCTGCAGCATACTTTCATCACGATTGACGTGATGGGAGGCCGGAATTTGATGATGGGAAACTATGATCACACGCCGCTCTATCGGGCCTGGGATGCGATCGGCGTCTCTGGCGACAAAGCTTGGCATCGCGTTCTCAAGGCCGAGAATCCTCAGGCAAAGAATCTCACCCAAGGGCAAATCGATAAGCTGGCGATGGCCAGCGGGCTGAAGTACATGTTGGCGCATCCGCAACTCACCGCACAGCGCTGTCTCATCAAGTTCATCAATTTTTGGCAACTAGAGCGCGAAATTGTTGCAGGCGCCAAGGAAGGAAACTTTACTCCACTTCCTAATTCGGCAGTTGTCGCATTGGCGACGATGATCGTCGGCAGTTATTGCCTCGTGGCCTTTGCGGGAGTGTTTGGATTGCTGCTTGTTCCTCCCAGCAACCGAATGATTCATTACTTGTTGCTGTTGCTAATCGGATTTACCTGCGCATTGCATACCTTGACCTTCGGCCATTCGCGTTATCATTTGCCGTTGATTCCCATCGTGGCACTGTACGCCGCGGCAGCGATTGTTTCGGCAAAAACCATCTGGCAACAGCGGCTTTCCTGGCGATTCGCTACTGCCATCACACTTTGCACTTTGCTGGCACTCAGTTGGGGATGGGAATTCATCTGGGCCGATCCTCAGCGTTACTTTGGGGCACCGTGATCGCCTTCAGCCGAGCCTGCTGTCAATGACTATTCGTTCTTCTGATCGAACTTAAGAGATCTTATGCCTGGACTTTACGGCATCATCCATCAACCACACTCAGCCGGCATAAACGAACTGGCCGATACGATGCAGGCGCGGATGATGCACCATCCCTGGTATCGCGTCGACGCACACCGCGATGTTGTTGCGGGAGTCGCTCTTGGTCGTGTATCCCTTGGCTTCGTCCAAACTGCCATTCAGCCCGTCTGGAGCGCCGATCGTCAAGTGTGCCTCGTCATGCACGGAGAGCTTTTCGACGTCGGCCAGTTGCAACACCGACTTGCGAAGCGTGGATCGGTGAAGTCAAATTCGGATGCTGAATTGCTGTTGCAAGGCTACTTGCAAGAAGGCCGCAGCTTCTTTGCCGACACGAACGGCGCTTTCGTCGCCGCAATCTGGGACAATCGCGCCGATCGCTTGGTCCTCGTCAACGACCGCTTCGGTTCGAAGCCGCTATACTATGCACACACCGACCAAAGGTTGGTATTCGCCGCGGAGATCAAGTCGATTCTTGTCGACACCGCCGTTCCGAAAGACCATCACGCCCGCGGCATTGCGCAGTTCTTTTCCTTTGGTCAGCATCTTTGCGAAGATACATTTTTCTCAGCCGTACAGGCGCTGCCAGCCGCCGCGTGGATCGTCTACGATCGAACAGCGGACACCTTGCATCTCGATCGCTACTGGCGCCACTCAGACGCCTCTCTTGCCGCGCCTGTATCCAAAGCGGATTTTCAAGAACGAATTGATGGCGCCATTGCGCGTGCCGTCCAGAATCGAACCAACGATGCCGCTGCGCTGGGGATTTCCCTTTCTGGCGGCCTCGATTCGCGGACCATCCTTGCGCTAGTCAATCCGGAAACGTCGGTGAAGTGCGTCAGCATGGGCATGCACGGCAGCCTCGATCACGCCTGTGCCGCTCGGCTCGCGAAGTTGTCGCGGCAAAAGCATCATCACTGCATTCTTGACCATACTTTTCTGGCCAATTTTGAGCATCATTTGCGACACATGGTCCACTTGACTGATGGTCATTATTTGGACCAATGCATCGTCATTCCGACACTGCCAATGTACCGCGACCTTGGCATCGAAGTGCTGCTGCGCGGACATGCCGGCGAATTGATGCACATGGACAAGGCCTATAATTTCTCACTCGATCGCGCAGGATGGGCCATCCACGACGAAACGTCGCTGCAGGCGTGGCTGAAATCGCATTTGAGTGGATACATGATGGGCGGCTTGCCCGGCCCCTTGTTCAAGACGATGACGCAGCAGGAGGCGGCATCTCTGGCGGACGATTCGCTGGATGACTGCCTTCAGCAATCGGCAGACTCCAGCGAGCCGCTGCATCGAGTCTGGCGGCTGTTTATCTCCCAGCGTTTGCGGCGGGAAACCGCGATGTCGATGGCAAAAATGGGCACTCTCGTGGAAACTCGCCTGCCGTTTTTGGACAACGAGGTGGTGGACTGCTTGTTGTCGGCGCCACCGCACTGGAAGCGTGACGACGAAATCCAACTTAGCATCCTGCGAAAACACTTTCCGACGTTTCTATCCGTCGTGAATGCCAACACGGGAACGTCGATCGGCGCTGGCCGCTTGCGCCGCCGGTGTTCGGTTTTGCGGATGAAGATTCTCGGCAAGTTGGGCTTGCCGGGATATCAACCCTATGAGCGGCTCGGCCTGTGGCTTCGCCGTGAGCTGCGCGCATTGGTGACGCGTATCTTGCTCGATGAACGGACGCTCGACCGCGGCGTCTTTCAAGCCGACACGGTGGCGAAGGTCGTCGCCAATCATTTTGAGCAGCGACACAATCATACGGCGTTGTTGCTGGCGCTACTGATCTTTGAAATCGGTCAGCGCGAGTTTTCGGATGGCGAACAATTCGCGGCAAGTCCAGAGTTGACGACCGCGGCAAACTGAATCACACGCAGCGAATTTCGATAAGCAACGAAGTGACAGCTATCGCCACTAGGCCGAAAACATCCTTGAAGCGCAAGGACGCACCCGCAAATAAACGGTCCAAGCCGGCGGCGCGCCTCAAAACTGCGTCGCGCGCAGATCAAATCGCCCGTGCCGGTGAGATGACTCTCAGCGCCGATGCCGATGTACTGTTGGTGGGGAGGTGCCTCAACGGCGACAAGTCGGCTTGGCAAGAAATGTACGATCAGTGTCAACCCAAGCTGCTCTTATCGGTGCGTTCGCTCATTGGCCGAAATGGGCACGGCGTCAATCTTGCCGAAGAAATAGCAGCCCGTGTATGGCTTTCCTTGGTCGCCGCCAATGGCGTACTGTTGAATCGATACGATGCCAATCGAGGTAGCCGATTAACCACGTTTCTCGCCTCACTTGCCCGGCACGAGCTACTGAAACATTGGCGCGGCGAACAGCGACGCGAAGATCGCGAACGCAAGGCGCTTCGCAACCGGCCCTATCGGCAGATTGATGGCCTCGATCGCACCCAGATTTATTGGCATGAATTCTTGACAACCCTGTCGGCCCGCGAACAGCAGTTCGTTCAAGAGGTGCTGCTCGCGTCGCCAGATCAAGATTCCGCGTCGAACTTCACGCCAACCAATGCCTGGCAACTGCGGAAGCGCGTGATGGCAAAGCTGCGGCGTTACTTCAACGGCCGCACGGTCTAAGCCCTCTGGCAATCAGGTTCTTGTGACCCTTCCCGTCGTTTGCCAGGTCTTGCATAGCCTGAATGTCGGCGGCGCCGAGATCCTGGCGGCGAACCTGGCAAGAAAATTACGCGACCGCTTCGACTTCGTGTTTGCCTGCCTTGACGAACGGGGAACGCTAGGCGAGCAACTGCAGCGAGAAGGCTTCGAAGTTGAAGTGATCGGTCGTCGAGCGGGCGTCCATTGGACGTGCATGCGGCGGTTGAGCGCTTACTTTCGACAGCGGCAAGTTCAATTGATCCACGCCCATCAATACACGCCCTTCTTCTATTCGGCGGCCAGTGGCCTGTTCGGTCGTCGACCGGCGCTGCTGTTTACTGAACATGGCCGCTGGTATCCAGACTGTCGCAGCCGAAAGCGGGTCTTCTTCAATCGAGTCATGCTTCGCCCACGCGACCGCGTCGTCGGCGTGGGAGAGCATGTGCGCCGTGCGCTGATTGAAAACGAGGGCCTCGACGCCAGCCGCGTCGCGGTGATTTACAATGGCGTCAGCTCGCGTCCCGCCGCTCATGATGCCGAGGAGAACACCCTTCGCGCGCAGGTTCGAGCGGAACTTGGAATCGCGAAAAGCGAGTTTGTTGTCATCCAAGTCGCCCGGCTCGATCCCCTCAAAGACCACCTTACGGCAATTGAAGCGCTGGCAGAAATCGTCGAGACGCGAAGAAACATTCACTTAGTGTTGGTTGGCGCCGGCCCGGAGCAGCCATCGATCTTGTCCGCCGTCGGTAAACGATCCTTAACGAGCTTCGTCCATTTGCTGGGCCTTCGCGCCGACGTCGATCGGCTATTGAAGGCCGCCGACTGCTTCCTCTTGACCAGCATTAGCGAGGGAATTCCGCTTACCGTCATCGAAGCAATGATGGCTGGCCTGCCGGTCGTGGCAACATCCGTTGGAGGGGTTCCGGAAGTTGTGCAACACAATTTGACCGGTTTGCTGGTCGCGCCACGATCGCCACGCGAGGTTGCCGCAGCGCTATTGCAATTGGCCGATGATCCCAATCGCTGCACGGCGCTGGGCGCTACTGGCCGCAACCGGGCGCGCGATCATTTTTCCGACAATCGAATGAACGCTAGCTACGCCAAGATGTATGAAAACATGCTCGGCGGTTGATCTCGTGCCAATTGGACAACCCACGAAGCGCGACGGCAATTCGAACCGCCAGTCATTGTTGGTGTTTGCGGACGATTGGGGGCGGCATCCCTCCAGTTGCCAGCATCTGATTCACCGACTTCTTGCAAATCATGATGTTTGTTGGGTTAACACGATCGGAACACGTAGCCCTCGAATCGACTTCGCGACGGTGACTCGCGGACTCGAAAAATTCACACAATGGTTCGGACAGCGAAAATCAATATTGACCTTGCCAGATCGACTGAAGGTTATCAACCCCAGAATGTGGCCGTCGTTTAAGTCTAAGTTCGCGCGAAGCCTCAATCGTCACCTCTTGTTGAATCAATTGTCGTTGCAAATTAAATCCATGCCCTGTCCAGTTATCGCCATTACTACTCTTCCTGTTATGGCCGATATGGTCGGTAAACTTCGAGTTGCTCGATGGATTTACTATTGCGTTGATGATTTTGGGGAGTGGCCGGGACTAGATCATGCGGTGCTTCAATCGATGGAAGTTGATTTGGTTTCAAAGGTCGATGAAATCGTCGTGGTCAGCAGCACGCTACAAGCAAAAATAACGTCGATGGGAAAGCGATCAACGCTAATTACCCACGGTGTTGATTTGAAACATTGGCAATCGTGCCCTGCTAATCTTCCCCAAGATATTGCCGCACAACTCGACGCTCTTCCGAAACCGTTGGTTACATTTTGGGGTGTCATAGACCAACGATTGGACATATCGTTTCTTTCGCGTTTGTGCGATGATTTGCAGCAAGGCACCGTTCTGTTGGTCGGGCCGGAAGATAACCCGCGTGCTGAACTCAATTATTTGCCGCGATTTGCCCGCTTCGGACCGCTTGCCTACCGTTGGCTACCATACGTTGCGAGTACGTCGGCAGCCATGATTATGCCCTATTTGGATTTGCCGGTCACGCGGGCGATGCAACCTCTAAAACTCAAGGAATATCTTGCGACCGGCAAACCCGTGGTTGTGCGCGACCTTCCGGCCTGTCAGGAGTGGAGTGCATGCA is part of the Pirellulales bacterium genome and harbors:
- a CDS encoding UbiA prenyltransferase family protein, giving the protein MYDTSANSSIPLTPSNSDVAALASSEARHSLQGYTVADERSTWRQVGSYVSIARPDHWFKNVFMLLGALLAAFYHPELLSWSMVPDLFLGLVATCIVASSNYVINEILDAPTDRSHRVKRRRPIPSGMVRLPIAYAEWISLGIIGLGLASMVGFSFFVAAAALLVMGLVYNVPPLRTKEWPYIDVLSESVNNPLRLLLGWFAVSGHEVPPMSLLVFYWMIGAFFMASKRFAEYRSIADKASAGQYRSSFKYYDENRLLVSMFFYATAAALFLGVFIIRFKLELLLSIPLIAGSFSYYLLVALKPESAAQAPERLYRERGLTVYLGISVLVFVALMFTQIPALYRWFNVEPARVPALWKFEP
- a CDS encoding glycosyltransferase family 39 protein, with the protein product MIASRGIWLILAAGTVVRVAIWLWLGNAPPAVGDERDYDTLAVNLVEHQVYAFQPDVLTSLRPPLYPLLVAGVYEACGVRNWQAVRGLQIVISLATVWLIYQLGKAIYSPPTALLAAGLTCFYPSLIAYNSLLLTETLFTFLLCASCLAIIRAFQSNRATMWAASGVLLGLGSLTRSILWLLPPLLVLWILGCGQSNLAHRCKAAAAMCLAFSIVIVPWSIRNTRLQHTFITIDVMGGRNLMMGNYDHTPLYRAWDAIGVSGDKAWHRVLKAENPQAKNLTQGQIDKLAMASGLKYMLAHPQLTAQRCLIKFINFWQLEREIVAGAKEGNFTPLPNSAVVALATMIVGSYCLVAFAGVFGLLLVPPSNRMIHYLLLLLIGFTCALHTLTFGHSRYHLPLIPIVALYAAAAIVSAKTIWQQRLSWRFATAITLCTLLALSWGWEFIWADPQRYFGAP
- a CDS encoding YqeG family HAD IIIA-type phosphatase codes for the protein MPTWITTCARPDLYLNSVLDLKLNSLRQFNICALFLDVDCTLKNHGSRTLNAGVQDWIDSLRNEGIEMCLLSNGRRARIEKLAKQIDLPFVSLAFKPFPFGCRKAARKLGVCTRNSAIVGDQVFADVMAGKLAGLFTILVCPTSTAEPWFTRVKRPIERFVLARMACQPRSTVQATYTPQNNKPVGNNSK
- a CDS encoding glycosyltransferase, which gives rise to MTLPVVCQVLHSLNVGGAEILAANLARKLRDRFDFVFACLDERGTLGEQLQREGFEVEVIGRRAGVHWTCMRRLSAYFRQRQVQLIHAHQYTPFFYSAASGLFGRRPALLFTEHGRWYPDCRSRKRVFFNRVMLRPRDRVVGVGEHVRRALIENEGLDASRVAVIYNGVSSRPAAHDAEENTLRAQVRAELGIAKSEFVVIQVARLDPLKDHLTAIEALAEIVETRRNIHLVLVGAGPEQPSILSAVGKRSLTSFVHLLGLRADVDRLLKAADCFLLTSISEGIPLTVIEAMMAGLPVVATSVGGVPEVVQHNLTGLLVAPRSPREVAAALLQLADDPNRCTALGATGRNRARDHFSDNRMNASYAKMYENMLGG